From Deinococcus aquaticus, one genomic window encodes:
- a CDS encoding PEGA domain-containing protein: MPAPLRAQPDAQLHLRVTPGTPPVQPVTGEQGLYRQPGPGTLLVSSDRAAFVTSVVLPQGGRAAVLPAAPVMPGQAQVTALPGTLGFTQVFTVASLEPLNLGGAAGARSVGEISRAVEATAASLPRGAYTVATTTYRVEQFGSLSVRASQPGAEVRVNDRPVGTAPVVVTDLPQGQVTVSVSLGGYQTFTQRVIVRPETTSEVSAALRRVTGILSVRSDVPAAVLIEGEAAGDAPLDLNVRPGVFSVNVVPTDRRLKAQNVLVRVNASRVTALVCSVTAGEYRCGVR, encoded by the coding sequence GTGCCCGCGCCGCTGCGGGCGCAACCGGACGCGCAGCTGCACCTGCGGGTCACGCCGGGCACGCCCCCCGTTCAGCCGGTCACGGGCGAGCAGGGCCTGTACCGCCAGCCGGGGCCGGGCACGCTGCTGGTGTCCTCGGACCGCGCGGCGTTCGTGACCAGCGTGGTGCTGCCGCAGGGCGGCCGGGCGGCCGTGCTGCCTGCCGCCCCGGTCATGCCGGGTCAGGCGCAGGTGACGGCTCTGCCCGGCACGCTGGGCTTCACGCAGGTGTTCACGGTCGCCAGTCTGGAACCCCTGAACCTGGGCGGCGCGGCCGGAGCGCGCAGCGTGGGCGAGATCTCGCGCGCGGTTGAGGCGACCGCCGCCAGTCTGCCGCGCGGGGCGTACACGGTCGCCACGACCACCTACCGCGTCGAGCAGTTCGGTTCCCTGAGCGTCCGGGCGTCCCAGCCGGGCGCGGAGGTCCGCGTGAACGACCGCCCGGTAGGCACCGCGCCGGTCGTGGTGACAGACCTGCCGCAGGGGCAGGTGACGGTCAGCGTGTCGCTGGGCGGTTACCAGACCTTCACGCAGCGCGTGATCGTCCGACCGGAGACCACCAGCGAGGTCAGCGCGGCCCTGCGGCGCGTCACGGGCATCCTGAGTGTCCGCAGTGACGTTCCGGCGGCCGTGCTGATCGAGGGAGAGGCGGCGGGTGACGCGCCGCTGGACCTGAACGTGCGGCCCGGCGTGTTCTCCGTGAACGTGGTTCCCACCGATCGCCGCCTGAAGGCGCAGAACGTGCTGGTGCGCGTGAATGCCAGCCGGGTCACGGCGCTGGTGTGCAGCGTCACGGCGGGCGAGTACCGCTGCGGCGTCCGCTGA
- a CDS encoding PQQ-binding-like beta-propeller repeat protein: protein MTLVGFSAAAAQSQSAQTQSTPAPAFVAPKVGVFKELRVISGVTVSPNGDLTFIGSDARVHRTDATGSEKWSFLTGDIGRAYPVVTPQGITIAASYDDTVYALDPAGKLLWKTKLDGDIFATPALRADGSVIIATAGGTVHALDAQGKTLWTFKVGAPVFSSPAIAADGTIYFGGQNSRLHALSPDGKLKWAYAAGSLVFSSPAIGPDGTVYFGSSDRRIYALNPNGTPRWSLPTGLFVNASPIVTSAGLVVVGSYDGSVYAVNPTGEIEWSYKAGAGIAGSAAELSDGSVIVPDLAGTVHAISKAGQSLWQIKTGRKIDLGISVSDQGSVYFTTEGGGLNIVQKQRPLAVGAWTTFHASPAAWGRVPSEAELQAQARARRDAATAQLGAPVAVKPQTPAPAPAPAPAPKPTPVPQPAPAPAPKPVPQPTPKPAATPEQLAQAAASRVRVLDGQLFLPLEDSVGALRLKLRAVTATTATVLVGQTAVPVTVRVLDRVPFVPLAALTALPGVRAQLTTGAAPTVTLTLNAQTTSFPLSIGKLLPLRGKPEFLGPLQKG, encoded by the coding sequence ATGACACTGGTGGGTTTCTCAGCCGCCGCTGCCCAGTCCCAGTCCGCCCAGACCCAGTCCACCCCCGCTCCTGCCTTCGTCGCGCCCAAGGTGGGCGTGTTCAAGGAGCTGCGCGTCATTTCCGGCGTGACCGTCAGTCCCAACGGCGACCTGACCTTCATCGGCTCGGACGCCCGCGTGCACCGCACCGACGCGACCGGCAGCGAGAAATGGTCGTTCCTGACCGGCGACATCGGCCGCGCCTACCCGGTCGTGACGCCCCAGGGCATCACCATCGCCGCCTCATACGACGACACCGTGTACGCCCTGGACCCCGCCGGGAAACTGCTGTGGAAGACCAAGCTCGACGGTGACATCTTCGCCACGCCCGCCCTGCGCGCCGACGGCAGCGTGATCATCGCCACTGCCGGCGGCACCGTGCACGCCCTGGACGCCCAGGGCAAGACCCTGTGGACTTTCAAGGTCGGCGCGCCCGTGTTCAGCAGCCCCGCCATCGCCGCCGACGGCACCATCTACTTCGGCGGGCAGAACAGCCGCCTGCACGCCCTGAGCCCCGACGGGAAACTGAAGTGGGCGTACGCGGCCGGGTCGCTGGTGTTCAGCAGCCCCGCCATCGGGCCGGACGGCACGGTGTACTTCGGGTCCAGCGACCGCCGCATCTACGCCCTGAACCCCAACGGCACGCCCCGCTGGTCCCTGCCGACCGGCCTGTTCGTGAACGCCAGCCCCATCGTGACCAGCGCCGGGCTGGTCGTGGTCGGCAGTTACGACGGCAGCGTGTACGCCGTGAACCCCACCGGCGAGATCGAATGGTCGTACAAGGCGGGCGCCGGCATTGCCGGGAGTGCCGCCGAACTGAGCGACGGCAGCGTGATCGTGCCGGACCTCGCGGGCACCGTGCACGCCATCAGCAAGGCCGGGCAGTCCCTGTGGCAGATCAAGACCGGCCGCAAGATCGACCTGGGCATCAGCGTCAGCGATCAGGGCAGCGTGTACTTCACGACCGAGGGCGGCGGCCTGAACATCGTGCAGAAGCAGCGGCCACTGGCGGTCGGCGCGTGGACGACCTTCCACGCCAGCCCCGCCGCGTGGGGCCGCGTGCCCAGCGAGGCCGAGTTGCAGGCGCAGGCCAGGGCCCGCCGCGACGCCGCGACCGCCCAGCTGGGTGCCCCGGTCGCCGTGAAACCCCAGACGCCCGCACCCGCGCCGGCCCCCGCACCGGCCCCTAAGCCCACGCCGGTCCCGCAACCGGCACCCGCACCGGCACCAAAACCGGTTCCGCAACCCACACCGAAACCGGCCGCCACCCCCGAACAACTGGCGCAGGCCGCCGCCAGCCGCGTGCGCGTGCTGGACGGACAACTGTTCCTGCCGCTGGAGGACAGCGTGGGCGCGCTGCGCCTGAAACTGCGGGCCGTGACCGCCACGACCGCCACCGTGCTGGTCGGGCAGACGGCCGTGCCTGTCACCGTGCGCGTGCTGGACCGCGTGCCGTTCGTGCCGCTGGCCGCCCTGACGGCCCTGCCCGGCGTGCGCGCGCAGCTGACGACCGGGGCCGCGCCCACCGTGACCCTGACCCTGAACGCCCAGACGACCAGCTTCCCGCTCAGCATCGGGAAACTGCTGCCCCTGCGCGGAAAACCCGAGTTCCTGGGACCCCTGCAGAAAGGCTGA
- the guaB gene encoding IMP dehydrogenase, giving the protein MSAPATPAPTAQGSDRFAYKFAQEGITFDDVLLQPRHSQVLPHEVNIEAQLTRRVRLNIPFLSAAMDTVTETNMAVAMAREGGIGVVHKNMPIDAQAEMIRKVKRSESGMIVDPITLPPHAPVADAERLMGEYRISGVPITDPNGKLLGIITNRDMRFIEDMHTPIADVMTRENLITVPVGTTLEEAQEIFKRHRIEKLLVTDADHTLRGLITIKDLTKRVKYPRAAKDSLGRLRVAAAIGVGADLMDRAGALVQAGVDVLVLDSAHGHSQGILNALSRVKEAFDVDVIAGNVATRAGTRDLILAGADAVKVGIGPGSICTTRVVTGVGVPQITAIFEASAAAMEAGIPIIADGGIKQTGDVPKAIAAGANVVMMGSMLAGTDESPGESILRDGRRYKSYRGMGSMGAMDQGSADRYFQSGSRKFVPEGIEGIVAYKGTAGEVIYQFVGGLKSSMGYCGAPDLQTLRDEAQFVRITGASLVESHPHGVTITKEAPNYGGR; this is encoded by the coding sequence ATGAGTGCGCCCGCCACGCCCGCCCCCACTGCCCAGGGCAGTGACCGTTTCGCCTACAAGTTCGCGCAGGAGGGCATCACCTTCGATGACGTGCTGCTGCAACCCCGGCACTCGCAGGTGCTGCCGCACGAGGTGAACATCGAGGCGCAACTGACGCGCCGCGTACGTCTGAACATCCCGTTCCTGTCGGCCGCCATGGACACCGTCACCGAGACGAACATGGCGGTCGCCATGGCCCGCGAGGGCGGCATCGGCGTGGTGCACAAGAACATGCCCATCGACGCGCAGGCCGAGATGATCCGCAAGGTCAAACGCTCCGAGAGCGGCATGATCGTGGACCCCATCACGCTGCCCCCGCACGCGCCCGTGGCGGACGCCGAGCGCCTGATGGGCGAGTACCGCATCAGCGGCGTGCCCATCACCGACCCGAACGGGAAACTGCTGGGCATCATCACCAACCGCGACATGCGCTTCATCGAGGACATGCACACGCCCATCGCGGACGTCATGACCCGCGAGAACCTGATCACCGTGCCGGTCGGCACCACCCTGGAAGAAGCGCAGGAGATCTTCAAGCGCCACCGCATCGAGAAACTGCTCGTCACGGACGCCGACCACACCCTGCGCGGCCTGATCACCATCAAGGACCTGACCAAACGCGTGAAGTACCCGCGCGCCGCCAAGGACAGCCTGGGCCGTCTGCGCGTCGCCGCCGCCATCGGCGTCGGCGCCGACCTGATGGACCGCGCCGGGGCGCTCGTGCAGGCCGGCGTGGACGTGCTGGTGCTCGACAGCGCCCACGGGCACAGCCAGGGCATCCTGAACGCCCTGAGCCGCGTGAAGGAAGCCTTCGACGTGGACGTGATCGCCGGGAACGTCGCCACGCGCGCCGGCACCCGCGACCTGATCCTGGCCGGCGCAGACGCCGTGAAGGTCGGCATCGGGCCGGGCAGCATCTGCACCACCCGCGTCGTGACCGGCGTGGGCGTCCCGCAGATCACCGCGATCTTCGAGGCCAGCGCCGCCGCCATGGAAGCCGGCATTCCGATCATCGCGGACGGCGGCATCAAGCAGACCGGCGACGTGCCCAAGGCCATTGCCGCCGGAGCGAACGTCGTCATGATGGGCAGCATGCTGGCCGGCACCGACGAGAGCCCCGGCGAGAGCATCCTGCGCGACGGCCGCCGCTACAAGAGCTACCGGGGCATGGGCAGCATGGGCGCCATGGACCAGGGCAGCGCCGACCGTTACTTCCAGAGCGGCAGCCGCAAGTTCGTGCCCGAAGGCATCGAGGGCATCGTGGCGTACAAGGGCACGGCGGGCGAGGTCATCTACCAGTTCGTGGGCGGCCTGAAAAGTTCGATGGGGTACTGCGGCGCGCCGGACCTTCAGACCCTGCGTGACGAGGCTCAGTTCGTGCGGATCACCGGGGCCAGCCTGGTGGAAAGCCACCCGCACGGCGTGACCATCACCAAGGAAGCGCCCAACTACGGCGGTCGCTGA
- the trhA gene encoding PAQR family membrane homeostasis protein TrhA, whose protein sequence is MQRFLTAPREPVNALTHWAGVLAALIILGPLLWWAHARELALWPFTVFVISMTLLYAASASYHSFFPGERGMLWLRKLDHAGIFLLIAGSYTPIAYFGLPDPWQGVVLWVIWGIALSGITLKLVTMSLPRWVSTALYLGMGWLAVAFLPQLARHLPSAAIFWLAAGGVLYSIGAVIYGTKRWNPRPGVFGFHEIWHLFVLAGTAAHVVMMFNLR, encoded by the coding sequence ATGCAGCGCTTCCTGACCGCCCCCCGCGAACCCGTGAACGCCCTGACCCACTGGGCCGGCGTCCTGGCGGCGCTGATCATTCTGGGACCGCTGCTGTGGTGGGCGCACGCCCGCGAACTGGCCCTGTGGCCGTTCACCGTGTTCGTGATCAGCATGACCCTGCTGTACGCCGCCAGCGCCAGCTACCACTCGTTCTTTCCCGGCGAGCGCGGCATGCTGTGGCTACGCAAACTCGACCACGCCGGCATCTTCCTGCTGATCGCCGGCAGTTACACCCCGATTGCGTACTTCGGCCTGCCCGACCCCTGGCAGGGCGTGGTCCTGTGGGTCATCTGGGGCATCGCCCTGAGCGGCATCACCCTGAAACTCGTGACCATGAGCCTGCCCCGTTGGGTCAGCACCGCCCTGTACCTCGGCATGGGCTGGCTGGCCGTGGCCTTCCTGCCGCAACTGGCCCGCCACCTGCCATCCGCCGCCATCTTCTGGCTCGCGGCGGGCGGCGTGCTGTACTCCATCGGGGCCGTCATCTACGGCACGAAACGCTGGAACCCCCGACCCGGCGTGTTCGGCTTCCACGAGATCTGGCACCTGTTCGTGCTGGCCGGCACCGCCGCGCACGTCGTGATGATGTTCAACCTGCGCTGA
- a CDS encoding site-2 protease family protein, with protein sequence MGLISLLSSNPTAFVIIAAALVLSLAFHEFAHAYVADRLGDPTPRRYGRVTLNPIKHLDPFGTLLLLLVGFGFARPVPINPNNLGRWGTMWVAAAGPISNLLIAVVCALLLKVLPLTDLTYTILMTVLGINVVLAVFNLIPIPLLDGSRILGALVPSLGRALNQFEMMPYSFLIVMGFIYLFRPQIGQLIGTVQSWVIGFVGV encoded by the coding sequence ATGGGCCTCATCTCTCTGCTGAGCAGCAACCCGACCGCGTTCGTGATCATTGCGGCGGCGCTGGTCCTGTCCCTCGCCTTTCACGAGTTCGCGCATGCGTACGTGGCGGACCGCCTGGGTGATCCCACGCCCCGCCGCTACGGGCGCGTGACCCTGAATCCCATCAAGCACCTCGATCCGTTCGGGACGCTGCTGCTGCTGCTGGTGGGCTTCGGGTTCGCACGGCCTGTGCCAATCAATCCGAACAACCTGGGCCGCTGGGGCACCATGTGGGTGGCGGCGGCCGGGCCGATCAGTAACCTGCTGATCGCGGTGGTGTGCGCGCTGCTGCTCAAGGTGCTACCCCTGACGGACCTGACGTACACGATCCTGATGACGGTGCTGGGCATCAACGTGGTGCTGGCGGTCTTCAACCTGATTCCGATTCCGCTGCTGGACGGCAGCCGCATTCTGGGGGCGCTGGTGCCGTCGCTGGGCCGCGCCCTGAATCAGTTCGAGATGATGCCGTACTCGTTCCTGATCGTGATGGGCTTCATCTACCTGTTCCGCCCGCAGATCGGGCAGTTGATCGGCACGGTGCAGAGCTGGGTGATCGGTTTCGTAGGCGTGTGA
- a CDS encoding CCA tRNA nucleotidyltransferase yields the protein MKPRSAEGAAQAQAVWEALRPEDRAWLLGLAAQAGPGGAALVGGAVRDALLSVTPLDLDVVIPDADVEALAAGTGLPFVFHPAFGNATVTLPDGRAADLVRARREVYPVPGGNPLPQPASLTDDLRRRDFSLNALALRVFPDGRAELLDVTGGLEDLRARVLRPLHTDSLREDASRLVRAARLAARLNLSAAPELLSQVPAALDMAGHTPRLWAELKLLLHEPRPGRAAARLRDWGAASLLPDTALLDALDARRDAGATLPMNAYAAALLHAAPDPEALAARLDLGTRPAALLARALSDTFYPDGMPERELRALLRPDAHEPLTGKDVLALGVPPGRGVGEALAHLADLRRAGTLGSAEAERAALKAFLETKVR from the coding sequence ATGAAACCTCGTTCCGCTGAGGGCGCAGCGCAGGCGCAGGCCGTCTGGGAGGCGCTGCGCCCGGAGGACCGGGCGTGGCTGCTAGGGCTGGCGGCGCAGGCGGGTCCGGGCGGCGCGGCGCTGGTCGGCGGCGCGGTGCGGGACGCGCTGCTGAGCGTGACGCCGCTGGACCTGGATGTGGTGATTCCCGACGCGGACGTGGAGGCCCTGGCGGCCGGGACGGGGTTGCCGTTCGTGTTCCACCCGGCGTTCGGGAACGCGACCGTGACCCTGCCGGACGGCCGCGCGGCGGATCTGGTGCGGGCGCGGCGGGAAGTCTACCCGGTGCCGGGCGGGAATCCGCTGCCGCAGCCGGCCTCACTGACCGACGATCTGCGGAGGCGGGATTTCAGCCTGAACGCGCTGGCCCTGCGGGTCTTCCCGGATGGGCGCGCAGAATTGCTGGACGTGACGGGCGGCCTGGAGGACCTGCGCGCGCGGGTGCTGCGGCCCCTGCACACCGACTCGCTGCGTGAGGATGCCAGCCGGCTGGTGCGTGCGGCGCGGCTGGCGGCGCGACTGAACCTGAGCGCCGCGCCGGAGTTGCTCTCTCAGGTACCCGCCGCGCTGGATATGGCCGGGCACACGCCCCGATTGTGGGCAGAACTGAAACTGCTGCTGCATGAGCCCCGCCCCGGACGGGCCGCCGCGCGGCTGCGTGACTGGGGGGCCGCCTCGCTGCTACCGGACACGGCGCTGCTGGACGCCCTGGACGCCCGCCGGGACGCGGGGGCGACCCTGCCCATGAACGCCTACGCGGCGGCGCTGCTGCACGCCGCGCCGGACCCGGAGGCGCTGGCGGCGCGACTGGACCTGGGCACCCGGCCCGCCGCGCTGCTGGCCCGCGCCCTGTCGGACACCTTCTACCCGGACGGCATGCCGGAACGCGAACTGCGCGCCCTGCTCCGCCCGGACGCGCACGAACCCCTGACCGGGAAGGACGTGCTGGCGCTGGGCGTCCCGCCGGGCCGGGGCGTGGGCGAGGCGCTGGCGCACCTGGCTGACCTGCGCCGCGCCGGGACGCTGGGCAGCGCCGAGGCGGAGCGGGCGGCGTTGAAAGCGTTCCTGGAGACGAAAGTCCGGTAG